Proteins encoded by one window of Agelaius phoeniceus isolate bAgePho1 chromosome 5, bAgePho1.hap1, whole genome shotgun sequence:
- the RPL18A gene encoding large ribosomal subunit protein eL20: MKASGTLREYKVVGRCLPTPKCTTPPLYRMRIFAPNHVVAKSRFWYFVSQLKKMKKSSGEIVYCGQVYEKSPLRVKNFGIWLRYDSRSGTHNMYREYRDLTTAGAVTQCYRDMGARHRARAHSIQIMKVEEIAASKCRRPAVKQFHDSKIKFPLPHRVLRRQHKPRFTTKRPNTFY, encoded by the exons ATGAAGGCGTCGGGCACC CTGCGGGAGTACAAGGTGGTCGGGCGCTGCTTGCCCACGCCGAAATGCACGACCCCTCCTCTGTACCGCATGCGCATCTTCGCTCCGAACCATGTCGTCGCCAAGTCCCGATTCTGGTACTTCGTCTCTCAgctgaagaagatgaagaagtcTTCTGGGGAGATTGTGTACTGTGGACAG GTGTATGAGAAGTCCCCTCTGCGGGTAAAAAATTTTGGTATTTGGTTGCGCTATGATTCTCGTAGTGGAACCCACAACATGTACAGGGAGTACAGAGATTTGACCACTGCGGGTGctgtcactcagtgct ACCGTGATATGGGAGCCCGTCATCGTGCCCGTGCTCACTCTATCCAGATCATGAAGGTTGAGGAAATTGCTGCCAGCAAGTGCCGCAGACCAGCAGTCAAGCAGTTCCAT GATTCTAAAATCAAGTTCCCGCTGCCGCACAGAGTTCTGCGTCGCCAGCACAAACCACGCTTCACCACCAAGAGACCAAATACTTTCTATTAA
- the KICS2 gene encoding KICSTOR subunit 2 isoform X2, which translates to MGESIPLGAPVPVEQAVLETFFSHLGIFSYDKAKDNVEKEREANKSAGSSWLALLAGLAHLAAAEKAYHSMTFLGQKLGGQSFFSRKDSIRTIYTSLHNELKKLCFFVQARMEIADFYEKMYTLSTQKFINSEELVNILESILKKYSSRFHHPILSPLESSFQLEVDVLAHLLKAQAQISEWKFLPSLVNLHSAHTKLQTWGQIFEKQRETKKHLFGGQSQKAVQPPHLFLWLMKLKNILLAKFSFYFHEALSRQTTASEMKTLTAKTNPDYFGKISSFIRKYDAVNVSLIFDNRGSESFQGHGYHHPHSYREAPKGVDQYPAVVSLPSDRPVMHWPNVIMIMTDRTSDLNSLEKVVHFYDDKVQSTYFLTRPEPHFTIVVIFESKKSERDYHFISFLNEISHSLKNSKAFASLKPGSKG; encoded by the exons ATGGGGGAGTCGATCCCGCTGGGAGCGCCGGTGCCCGTGGAGCAGGCCGTGCTGGAGACCTTCTTCTCCCACCTGGGCATCTTCTCCTACGACAAGGCCAAGGACAATGTGGAGAAGGAGCGGGAGGCCAACAAGAGCGCGGGCTCCAGCTGGCTGGCGCTGCTGGCCGGGCTGGCGCACCTGGCGGCGGCCGAGAAGGCCTATCACAGCATGACCTTCCTGGGACAGAAGCTAG GTGGTCAGTCATTCTTCAGCCGCAAGGACTCCATCCGAACCATCTACACATCTCTGCATAATGAGCTGAAGAAG CTCTGTTTTTTTGTTCAGGCTCGGATGGAAATTGCTGACTTCTATGAAAAAATGTACACGCTCAGCACCCAAAAGTTCATTAACTCTGAGGAACTGGTAAACATTTTGGAATCCATCTTAAAGAAATACAGTTCAAG ATTTCATCATCCAATCCTCAGTCCTCTTGAAAGCAGTTTCCAGCTGGAGGTAGATGTGCTTGCACACCTCTTAAAGGCTCAGGCTCAGATCTCAGAGTGGAAGTTCCTTCCATCCCTGGTCAACTTGCACAGTGCTCACACAAAGCTACAAACTTGGGGCCAAATTTTTGAGAAACAGCGGGAGACCAAGAAGCACCTGTTTGGAGGGCAGTCTCAGAAGGCTGTGCAACCTCCACACCTCTTCCTCTGGCTCATGAAGCTCAAAAACATTCTCCTTGCCAAGTTTAGCTTTTACTTTCATGAGGCTCTTAGTCGACAGACAACAGcatctgaaatgaaaactttGACTGCTAAAACAAATCCTGATTACTTTGGGAAAATTTCCAGCTTCATCCGGAAGTATGACGCTGTCAATGTTTCCTTAATTTTTGACAATCGTGGATCAGAGAGTTTTCAGGGACACGGTTATCATCATCCCCACTCATACAGGGAAGCCCCCAAGGGAGTGGATCAGTATCCTGCAGTGGTGTCTTTGCCCAGTGACAGGCCTGTTATGCACTGGCCCAATGTCATCATGATTATGACTGATAGAACCTCTGACCTCAACAGTTTGGAGAAGGTTGTTCACTTCTACGATGACAAAGTCCAAAGCACCTACTTTCTGACTCGCCCTGAACCACACTTTACCATTGTAGTTATTTTTGAGTCCAAGAAGTCAGAAAGGGACtatcattttatttcttttctcaaTGAAATTTCACATTCCCTTAAGAACTCCAAAGCTTTTGCAAGTTTGAAACCTGGATCCAAAGGGTGA
- the KICS2 gene encoding KICSTOR subunit 2 isoform X1, producing the protein MGESIPLGAPVPVEQAVLETFFSHLGIFSYDKAKDNVEKEREANKSAGSSWLALLAGLAHLAAAEKAYHSMTFLGQKLGGQSFFSRKDSIRTIYTSLHNELKKVVATGHNALGGTAPHLEELLSHLSEQLCFFVQARMEIADFYEKMYTLSTQKFINSEELVNILESILKKYSSRFHHPILSPLESSFQLEVDVLAHLLKAQAQISEWKFLPSLVNLHSAHTKLQTWGQIFEKQRETKKHLFGGQSQKAVQPPHLFLWLMKLKNILLAKFSFYFHEALSRQTTASEMKTLTAKTNPDYFGKISSFIRKYDAVNVSLIFDNRGSESFQGHGYHHPHSYREAPKGVDQYPAVVSLPSDRPVMHWPNVIMIMTDRTSDLNSLEKVVHFYDDKVQSTYFLTRPEPHFTIVVIFESKKSERDYHFISFLNEISHSLKNSKAFASLKPGSKG; encoded by the exons ATGGGGGAGTCGATCCCGCTGGGAGCGCCGGTGCCCGTGGAGCAGGCCGTGCTGGAGACCTTCTTCTCCCACCTGGGCATCTTCTCCTACGACAAGGCCAAGGACAATGTGGAGAAGGAGCGGGAGGCCAACAAGAGCGCGGGCTCCAGCTGGCTGGCGCTGCTGGCCGGGCTGGCGCACCTGGCGGCGGCCGAGAAGGCCTATCACAGCATGACCTTCCTGGGACAGAAGCTAG GTGGTCAGTCATTCTTCAGCCGCAAGGACTCCATCCGAACCATCTACACATCTCTGCATAATGAGCTGAAGAAGGTGGTGGCGACGGGTCACAATGCACTAGGAGGAACAGCTCCTCACTTGGAAGAGCTGCTTTCTCACCTGTCTGAACAGCTCTGTTTTTTTGTTCAGGCTCGGATGGAAATTGCTGACTTCTATGAAAAAATGTACACGCTCAGCACCCAAAAGTTCATTAACTCTGAGGAACTGGTAAACATTTTGGAATCCATCTTAAAGAAATACAGTTCAAG ATTTCATCATCCAATCCTCAGTCCTCTTGAAAGCAGTTTCCAGCTGGAGGTAGATGTGCTTGCACACCTCTTAAAGGCTCAGGCTCAGATCTCAGAGTGGAAGTTCCTTCCATCCCTGGTCAACTTGCACAGTGCTCACACAAAGCTACAAACTTGGGGCCAAATTTTTGAGAAACAGCGGGAGACCAAGAAGCACCTGTTTGGAGGGCAGTCTCAGAAGGCTGTGCAACCTCCACACCTCTTCCTCTGGCTCATGAAGCTCAAAAACATTCTCCTTGCCAAGTTTAGCTTTTACTTTCATGAGGCTCTTAGTCGACAGACAACAGcatctgaaatgaaaactttGACTGCTAAAACAAATCCTGATTACTTTGGGAAAATTTCCAGCTTCATCCGGAAGTATGACGCTGTCAATGTTTCCTTAATTTTTGACAATCGTGGATCAGAGAGTTTTCAGGGACACGGTTATCATCATCCCCACTCATACAGGGAAGCCCCCAAGGGAGTGGATCAGTATCCTGCAGTGGTGTCTTTGCCCAGTGACAGGCCTGTTATGCACTGGCCCAATGTCATCATGATTATGACTGATAGAACCTCTGACCTCAACAGTTTGGAGAAGGTTGTTCACTTCTACGATGACAAAGTCCAAAGCACCTACTTTCTGACTCGCCCTGAACCACACTTTACCATTGTAGTTATTTTTGAGTCCAAGAAGTCAGAAAGGGACtatcattttatttcttttctcaaTGAAATTTCACATTCCCTTAAGAACTCCAAAGCTTTTGCAAGTTTGAAACCTGGATCCAAAGGGTGA